The nucleotide window GTTCTGAAAGACGAAGCAAGAACTAATTTTATATGGATTACCGAGTagaaattctattattatcatgAATGTTCTTGAGAATGTGACGCGTTGCGTAACTGGCATGATTCACCAAAGGCTATTCTTCTCTGGCAATTCGGCTAAGTTGCAAACCGACTGCGACTTCGCAATGCCGGTCCAAACCAGTAGAGCACCAGCACTCCCACAATGCAGCCTACTGTCAGACCAGCCAGCAGGGTCGTGCCCCGTGCCACTCCCAGTCGAGCATACAGTGGGCCAGACCACAGGATGGCCGCAAAGGCCAGACTGGCGCGCGCCAGATCGTTGATGGCAAAGAGACTAGCGCTGTACCTCGGATACGCTACGGACAGGTAGCTGAAAATACACTGCAGCACCAACGTCATGCCGGATACCTCGATCACCAAGCCGATGGTGGGTACAATCCAATGAATACTAGCCCGCGAGGTCCAGGCGAACAGAAAGAGTCCCACAGGGATGAACACACTGCCCACGATGGCGGGGATGAGCCGGTGCTCGGGATGGGGAAATTGACCACGCCGGAAGGCCTTGTTCAGCGAGATATGCACAAAGGCATAATAAAAGGGGAGCGTTAGCAGCGTGCCAATCACGCAGCCGATGAAGATTAGCCCCAGCTCGCCCAGGCTCATGTGGTAGATGTCCAGGTATACCAGCGGCAGCACCTCGAAGTAGGAGTAGAAGATGGCGTACACTAGCCCAATATAGACTGTTGTGAAGAGCACGGACGGGTCTAGTGCGTTAACTTTCCATGGAATAACTAGTGCATCGTAGGCAACCTGCATGGGGCTGGCGTTCTGCGACTCAATCTCCGATCGCGACCGGATGGCCGTGTTGCCCGTTAGCTGGCGCAATCGCTTGGCTCGCAAGTGTAAGATGGCAGGTGCAGATGTTTCCGGGAGAAAGAGCTGATTTTggcaagaaaagggaaaaggcgACGATGGTCAGCACAAGACATGTCCGTTAATGCCGACTATGGCCATCAATCGACACGAGGGAAGTAGTGAGTACATACCAGGGCCACGAAGCACAACGCGGCTGCCCATAAGATCTCCCACATGGACCAGTGCCAGCCCTTTACGGGAACACTGAATCCCGAAATTGTCGGCGCAATGGCGGGACCAGCAATGGAGCATGCTCCCCAAATATATAGACCATAGGGGAGGTTCGGGATGGAGGTCACATCTGCCAGAGATGCACCCCCTGTGGCCAGTCCGGGGGAGCCGAAAAAGCCTTGCAAGTATCGCAGGACCAGGAACCCTGGCACGTTGTTGACTAGGGCTGTGGGGATTGCGAGAATGAGAAAGACGGTGACAGAGATCACATACGGTGGGTTGCGACCCACGGAGGGTACTTCGGACATGGGACTCCAGATCATCGGCCCCATGCCGTAGCCCAGCACATATAGTGCCAGCCCCAGGGCGCTGATGGTCTGCGTCACCCCGAAGATAGTCTCGAATTCGCCCTCggccgaagagaagatggCAGCGGCCATGAAGACCAGAAAGGTGAACAGATTTACCTCGACATATACCAACAACTTGGCCGCGAACGACCAGTTGTGCGGATTGTCTGGGTCATCCGGGGAGTACCAGTCCACCACAATGGTCCCCTCTGGCGTCACCTCAGGATCAATccacgacgatgatgactgCCCCGATGATTCGGGCGGTGTTGGGAAGGCTTCCCCTTGGATCCCATCAACTTCCTTGCACGCCTCGTCGGGGGGTAGCGCATGGCTAAATAACGTACTTCCATCCGCATCGGaggtgttcttcttctcttgtgATGGCTGGACTGGCCCGGCGTCGACTGCCTGCCGGTATGGCGTAGGCAAAGTGAAGTCGGAGCTGAGTTCGCGGGGCTTGAATAGACGGCCACCGGATACAAGGTGGGCGATCCTGCCAAAGGCCGAGTTGGCGAACAGGTGTGGCATGGCCGCTGCAGTATCGGTGCTTAGGCAGAACAAGTGAAGCACAAAAGCCCACAAGGAGGGCCTGACCTCAGTATGTACTTCACGGGCAAATTAGGGAGAGactgagagagaaagggaggaaaggGGCGTGCAGTCAAGCTTGAGCAGCTTCAGACCGCTTCCGTGccattcctcctctctctccccttcagCCCTAGAAGGAATGCAAGGGGGAAGGCGTTTCCGTGGCCGCAAAACCAGA belongs to Aspergillus luchuensis IFO 4308 DNA, chromosome 3, nearly complete sequence and includes:
- a CDS encoding MFS transporter (COG:G;~EggNog:ENOG410PFMD;~InterPro:IPR020846,IPR011701,IPR036259;~PFAM:PF07690;~TransMembrane:12 (i133-156o162-182i203-220o232-250i262-284o296-319i369-387o407-426i447-466o472-499i511-530o542-562i);~antiSMASH:Cluster_3.10;~go_function: GO:0022857 - transmembrane transporter activity [Evidence IEA];~go_process: GO:0055085 - transmembrane transport [Evidence IEA]), encoding MPHLFANSAFGRIAHLVSGGRLFKPRELSSDFTLPTPYRQAVDAGPVQPSQEKKNTSDADGSTLFSHALPPDEACKEVDGIQGEAFPTPPESSGQSSSSWIDPEVTPEGTIVVDWYSPDDPDNPHNWSFAAKLLVYVEVNLFTFLVFMAAAIFSSAEGEFETIFGVTQTISALGLALYVLGYGMGPMIWSPMSEVPSVGRNPPYVISVTVFLILAIPTALVNNVPGFLVLRYLQGFFGSPGLATGGASLADVTSIPNLPYGLYIWGACSIAGPAIAPTISGFSVPVKGWHWSMWEILWAAALCFVALLFLPETSAPAILHLRAKRLRQLTGNTAIRSRSEIESQNASPMQVAYDALVIPWKVNALDPSVLFTTVYIGLVYAIFYSYFEVLPLVYLDIYHMSLGELGLIFIGCVIGTLLTLPFYYAFVHISLNKAFRRGQFPHPEHRLIPAIVGSVFIPVGLFLFAWTSRASIHWIVPTIGLVIEVSGMTLVLQCIFSYLSVAYPRYSASLFAINDLARASLAFAAILWSGPLYARLGVARGTTLLAGLTVGCIVGVLVLYWFGPALRSRSRFAT